In the Thermodesulfovibrio yellowstonii DSM 11347 genome, one interval contains:
- a CDS encoding M24 family metallopeptidase: MANKYENRVKKVFDKISSYSEAFLVTNLKNIRYLTGFKGTFAIALLTWTGCYIFVDFRYSEQAKKEATGEIICFKDSWIDTLKKLIEEMHIKKLSFEVTCTYETFLKLRDNTKLELVPEHYVIENIRAVKEDEEINNIKEAIKIAENAFLQNKHIIKEGITEKTIAKMVENTIKEHSDSLPFPVIVASGENSSMPHWRHSNRILKRGDFVIIDWGAEYNGYFCDMTRTFIIGEASEKQKEIYEIVNNANLQAIETCRVDIEAKGIDAVARNLIKQSGYGENFGHATGHGVGLDVHELPKISAQSEETIKPGMIFTIEPGIYIEGFGGVRIEDMVAVKENSVEVLTTLSKDLEIL; the protein is encoded by the coding sequence TTGGCAAATAAATATGAAAACAGGGTTAAAAAGGTTTTTGATAAAATAAGTTCATATTCTGAAGCTTTTTTAGTAACAAATCTCAAAAATATTAGATATCTTACAGGTTTTAAAGGCACTTTTGCTATTGCTCTTTTAACATGGACAGGATGCTATATTTTTGTTGATTTTCGTTATAGTGAGCAGGCTAAAAAGGAAGCTACAGGAGAAATTATATGTTTTAAAGACTCATGGATTGATACATTAAAAAAATTAATTGAGGAGATGCATATAAAAAAACTTTCTTTTGAAGTTACATGCACCTATGAGACTTTTTTAAAGCTCAGGGATAATACAAAACTTGAGCTTGTTCCTGAGCATTATGTTATTGAAAATATTAGAGCAGTTAAGGAAGACGAAGAAATAAACAATATAAAAGAAGCAATCAAAATAGCAGAAAATGCTTTTTTGCAAAATAAACATATTATTAAAGAAGGAATTACTGAAAAAACTATAGCAAAAATGGTAGAAAATACAATAAAAGAACACAGCGATAGTTTACCCTTTCCTGTAATTGTAGCATCAGGAGAGAATTCTTCAATGCCCCACTGGAGACATTCTAATAGAATACTTAAAAGAGGAGATTTTGTTATAATTGACTGGGGTGCTGAATACAACGGTTATTTTTGTGATATGACAAGGACATTTATAATAGGAGAGGCTTCAGAAAAACAGAAGGAAATTTACGAAATAGTCAATAATGCAAATCTTCAAGCAATTGAAACATGTAGAGTTGACATTGAGGCTAAAGGAATTGACGCAGTAGCAAGAAATTTGATAAAACAATCTGGTTATGGCGAAAACTTTGGTCATGCAACAGGACACGGAGTTGGGCTTGATGTTCATGAATTGCCAAAAATAAGTGCTCAATCTGAAGAAACTATCAAGCCTGGCATGATTTTTACGATAGAACCAGGAATTTATATTGAAGGTTTTGGAGGAGTGAGGATAGAAGATATGGTAGCTGTAAAAGAAAATTCAGTGGAAGTTTTAACAACTCTGTCAAAGGATTTAGAAATTTTATAG
- the coaBC gene encoding bifunctional phosphopantothenoylcysteine decarboxylase/phosphopantothenate--cysteine ligase CoaBC, with protein MGNFLKNKKIILGITGSIAAYKIYELIKLLKDAEADIFPVMTEKATYFVTPLSIEISCGNKVLIDMFEEPLSHIELAKKADIFLVAPATANLINKYASGIADDLLTTTLLAFKGHVIIAPAMNWRMYQSPQVQKSIEYLKNLGVKFVGPEEGLLACGEEGAGRLASINKIFESVVSAITEKDLEKEHIIITAGPTRQYIDTIRFITNKSSGKMGYALAKIAKRKGAYVTLISGPSTIEPPEVDRFIRVETTSEMLNQVMGNINKATTLLMAAAPLDFEPKKIFKTKIEKKSIKSIPLKLCPDILIEVSKLKKKPFTVGFAAEAGLNTERAKIKLREKSLDMIILNDIMQKDRGMESDTNEVLIIYRKGNKFFEEKTPLMSKEEIASIILSKIREIKLGK; from the coding sequence GTGGGGAATTTTTTAAAAAATAAAAAAATTATCCTCGGTATAACAGGAAGTATTGCTGCATACAAAATATATGAACTTATTAAACTTTTAAAAGATGCAGAAGCCGACATTTTTCCTGTTATGACCGAAAAGGCAACCTATTTTGTTACACCTCTCAGTATTGAGATATCATGTGGCAATAAAGTTTTGATTGACATGTTTGAAGAGCCTCTTTCTCATATTGAGCTTGCAAAAAAAGCAGATATTTTTTTAGTTGCGCCAGCTACTGCAAATCTGATTAATAAGTACGCTTCAGGCATTGCAGATGACCTTCTTACAACAACTCTACTTGCATTCAAAGGACATGTAATCATTGCTCCTGCAATGAACTGGAGAATGTATCAATCTCCTCAGGTTCAGAAAAGTATTGAATATTTGAAAAATCTTGGAGTGAAATTTGTAGGACCTGAAGAAGGTTTACTTGCTTGCGGAGAGGAAGGTGCTGGAAGACTTGCATCAATAAATAAGATTTTTGAGAGTGTAGTTTCTGCCATAACTGAAAAAGATTTAGAAAAAGAACATATAATTATCACAGCAGGACCAACAAGACAATATATTGACACTATAAGATTCATAACAAATAAATCTTCAGGGAAAATGGGTTATGCTCTGGCAAAAATTGCAAAAAGAAAAGGTGCCTATGTAACACTTATAAGTGGACCATCAACTATTGAACCACCTGAAGTTGATAGATTTATCCGAGTTGAAACAACGTCTGAAATGCTCAATCAAGTTATGGGAAACATAAATAAAGCTACCACTCTTTTGATGGCAGCAGCTCCTCTTGATTTTGAACCCAAAAAAATTTTTAAAACAAAAATTGAAAAAAAATCAATAAAATCAATCCCACTTAAACTTTGTCCTGATATACTCATAGAAGTTTCAAAGCTTAAAAAAAAACCATTTACTGTAGGCTTTGCTGCTGAAGCAGGGCTTAATACAGAAAGGGCAAAAATAAAGTTGAGGGAAAAATCACTTGACATGATTATCCTTAATGATATTATGCAAAAAGACAGAGGCATGGAATCTGACACTAATGAAGTATTAATAATTTACAGAAAAGGAAATAAATTTTTTGAAGAAAAAACTCCGCTAATGTCAAAAGAAGAGATAGCCAGTATTATTCTTTCTAAAATCAGGGAGATAAAACTTGGCAAATAA
- the rpoZ gene encoding DNA-directed RNA polymerase subunit omega: MKKKEQSLDIISLPIELDRTKIESRYRLALIAAQRAAELSLGATAKIDKKGKKVTTTALLEILSNKIDYITGEEAVKAKEKIDQIDVKKLLEDKRKAIPDLSELEKDLKVYLHGKESAEKMLEDLFTEGESNSSNEQE, from the coding sequence ATGAAGAAAAAAGAACAAAGTCTTGATATTATTTCTCTACCAATAGAACTGGACAGAACAAAAATTGAATCAAGATATCGGCTGGCACTTATTGCAGCTCAGAGGGCAGCTGAACTTTCTCTTGGGGCAACAGCAAAAATAGACAAAAAGGGTAAAAAAGTTACAACAACAGCCCTGCTTGAGATTTTGTCAAATAAAATAGATTATATTACAGGCGAAGAGGCAGTGAAAGCTAAAGAAAAGATTGATCAGATTGATGTTAAAAAACTTCTTGAAGATAAAAGAAAAGCAATTCCTGATCTCAGTGAACTTGAAAAAGACCTTAAAGTTTATTTACACGGAAAAGAATCAGCTGAAAAAATGCTTGAGGACCTGTTTACAGAAGGTGAAAGCAATTCTTCTAATGAACAGGAATAA
- the gmk gene encoding guanylate kinase has protein sequence MEIYKKGIIFVISAPSGTGKTTLCERLLKILPDLKMSISHTTRQPRPYEKNGVDYFFVDKKNFEKMIVNDEFIEWAEVYGNFYGTSKKVIFDLIKNGYDILLDIDTQGAKNIRKLYPDSVLIFILPPSLKELEKRLLLRNEDKDIIDKRLSKASQEISQYKFYDYVVINDSIERALNDLLCIIYAERLKTKRIEHNKIDEIFKK, from the coding sequence ATGGAGATTTATAAAAAGGGAATTATTTTCGTTATATCTGCTCCTTCAGGAACTGGGAAAACAACATTGTGTGAGAGATTACTTAAAATATTACCAGATTTAAAAATGAGTATTTCCCATACAACAAGGCAACCGAGACCTTATGAGAAGAATGGAGTTGATTATTTTTTTGTAGATAAAAAAAACTTTGAAAAAATGATAGTCAATGACGAGTTTATTGAATGGGCAGAGGTTTATGGAAATTTTTATGGAACTTCAAAAAAAGTTATATTTGATTTAATCAAAAACGGATATGATATATTGCTTGACATTGATACACAGGGAGCAAAAAATATAAGAAAGCTTTATCCTGATAGTGTTTTAATTTTTATTCTTCCACCTTCTCTAAAGGAGTTAGAAAAAAGACTTTTACTAAGAAATGAGGATAAAGATATAATAGACAAAAGATTGAGCAAAGCATCTCAAGAAATTTCTCAATATAAATTTTATGACTATGTCGTGATAAATGATAGTATTGAAAGGGCTTTAAATGACTTACTCTGTATAATTTATGCAGAAAGATTGAAAACAAAAAGAATAGAACACAATAAAATAGATGAAATTTTCAAAAAATAA
- a CDS encoding extracellular matrix/biofilm biosynthesis regulator RemA family protein: MVMLVNIGFGNIVSLSRIIAVVNPGSSPMKRMKDEARKRGKLIDATEGRKTRSIIITDSDHIILSALQVETILQRINEINRVEDGDL; the protein is encoded by the coding sequence ATAGTCATGCTTGTAAATATAGGATTTGGTAATATAGTATCTTTATCAAGAATTATTGCAGTGGTTAATCCTGGCTCATCTCCCATGAAAAGGATGAAAGATGAAGCAAGGAAAAGAGGAAAACTCATTGACGCAACTGAAGGGAGAAAAACTCGTTCAATTATAATTACTGATAGTGACCATATAATATTAAGCGCCCTTCAAGTTGAAACTATTTTGCAGAGAATAAATGAAATAAACAGAGTAGAAGATGGAGATTTATAA
- a CDS encoding YicC/YloC family endoribonuclease, protein MIESLTGYGFSEKGIFRVEAKSLNHRFLEINLKLPQILASHEIEIRNLIKQKFYKGKIDVIVSINQKEKTGKVYLNKNLAKQLYSAFIDLKKELSILGSIDISMFSNFKELFIYEEEEPDINTLMLAVSEALESLHEMRKREGEIIKQSLIEITNNLENKIKDLENMVDVSYNTYINSLKNRVKEIIAENNLDEKRVLEQIILYAQKIDIKEEVDRLRSHITQFRENILEGGMVGKKLDFLLQEINREINTVMAKTEDFQVKTLAIDIKTQTERLKEQIQNIQ, encoded by the coding sequence TTGATAGAAAGTCTTACAGGTTATGGATTTTCTGAAAAAGGAATATTCAGAGTTGAGGCAAAATCTCTAAATCATAGATTTCTTGAAATAAATTTAAAACTGCCTCAAATACTCGCAAGCCATGAAATTGAAATAAGAAATCTCATAAAACAAAAATTTTATAAAGGTAAAATAGATGTTATTGTATCAATTAATCAGAAAGAAAAAACAGGAAAGGTTTACCTCAATAAAAATCTTGCAAAGCAGCTATACTCAGCATTTATTGATTTAAAAAAAGAGTTGAGCATTCTTGGTTCAATTGATATTTCAATGTTTTCAAATTTTAAAGAACTTTTTATATATGAAGAAGAGGAACCTGATATAAATACCCTAATGCTTGCTGTATCAGAAGCTCTTGAATCACTTCATGAAATGAGAAAAAGAGAGGGTGAGATAATAAAACAATCTCTGATAGAAATTACCAACAATCTTGAGAATAAGATTAAAGATTTAGAAAATATGGTGGATGTAAGTTATAATACCTATATTAATTCCTTAAAAAACAGGGTAAAAGAAATAATAGCGGAAAATAATCTGGATGAAAAGAGAGTGTTAGAACAAATTATCTTATATGCTCAGAAAATAGATATAAAAGAAGAAGTTGACAGACTTCGCAGTCATATTACTCAATTTAGAGAAAATATTTTAGAGGGTGGAATGGTTGGGAAAAAATTGGATTTTTTACTTCAGGAAATAAATAGAGAAATCAATACAGTAATGGCAAAAACTGAAGATTTTCAAGTAAAAACCCTTGCTATTGATATAAAAACACAAACTGAAAGACTGAAAGAACAAATCCAGAATATTCAATAG
- a CDS encoding DUF167 domain-containing protein — translation MEIPLSKDKDGYLLKVLVKTGAKITGIGGIEGNTLKLRLAAQPHDGLANKELIEMLSEILNIPKSRIEIIKGKTSKHKIIKLKGELV, via the coding sequence ATGGAAATTCCTTTATCAAAAGATAAAGATGGTTACCTATTAAAAGTGCTTGTAAAGACTGGGGCAAAAATTACTGGAATAGGAGGGATTGAAGGAAATACTCTAAAATTAAGACTTGCAGCTCAACCTCATGATGGACTGGCTAATAAAGAGCTTATTGAGATGCTTTCTGAAATATTAAATATTCCTAAATCAAGGATTGAAATAATAAAGGGGAAAACATCAAAACACAAAATTATTAAACTAAAAGGAGAACTGGTTTGA
- a CDS encoding phosphatase PAP2 family protein encodes MVKKFLKLQPAFQLNIIFFTGMCLLLLIFSNRLPFFNFFTLYASIVLFQIFLFKIPDNALLSFIKNICLPVFSVLIAFDTVGELTPYINPRDIDEILLKLDYSILGFYPYVYFERIANPFFTELMQISYCVYYILPFLIGVYLIKNGNKKEFYRALFIVLFCYYLSYVGYMIFPALGPRYSIPHMFHNDLSGLFLADRIKDFLNSLEGIKRDAFPSGHVGISLVVLFLMLKYSRKLFWLSLIPVLFLIVSTIYCRYHYFTDVLGGIILAVVSLSIGNLYYNFWLTRNGNSFIKR; translated from the coding sequence ATGGTAAAAAAATTTTTAAAACTACAACCAGCATTTCAGTTAAATATTATATTTTTTACTGGTATGTGCCTTTTATTACTTATTTTTTCAAATAGACTGCCCTTTTTCAACTTTTTCACACTTTATGCTTCCATAGTTTTATTCCAAATTTTTCTTTTTAAAATTCCAGACAATGCTCTTTTATCTTTTATAAAAAATATTTGCCTTCCTGTTTTTTCTGTGTTAATTGCCTTTGACACAGTAGGCGAGCTTACTCCTTATATAAATCCAAGAGATATTGATGAAATTCTACTTAAGCTTGATTATTCAATTTTAGGTTTTTATCCATATGTTTATTTTGAAAGAATTGCAAACCCTTTTTTTACTGAATTAATGCAGATTTCATATTGCGTGTATTATATTCTTCCTTTTCTAATAGGAGTTTATCTAATTAAAAACGGAAATAAAAAGGAATTCTATAGAGCATTGTTTATTGTGCTTTTTTGTTATTATCTTTCCTATGTTGGCTATATGATATTTCCTGCTCTTGGTCCAAGATATAGTATCCCACACATGTTTCATAATGATCTTAGTGGATTGTTTCTGGCTGACAGAATTAAAGATTTTTTAAATTCTCTTGAAGGAATAAAAAGAGATGCCTTTCCAAGCGGACATGTTGGAATATCGTTAGTAGTTCTTTTTTTAATGTTAAAATATTCAAGAAAGCTTTTTTGGTTGAGCCTTATTCCTGTCTTATTTTTAATAGTCTCTACAATTTATTGCAGATATCACTATTTTACTGATGTTTTAGGTGGGATTATTTTAGCAGTTGTAAGTTTATCTATTGGTAATTTATACTATAATTTTTGGTTAACAAGAAATGGAAATTCCTTTATCAAAAGATAA
- a CDS encoding NYN domain-containing protein, whose protein sequence is MSKLLIDGYNLIGILHRDLKKARQQLIQTLINYHNKKGHDITVVFDGYKEGYGRETIEYQGGIRIIYSGANEKADDVIKRLLKTEKYSWIVITSDRDIEKTGWKENCVVVNSEIFSDILNGEEYYLEQSKGVTLSKKQKAILRAISKL, encoded by the coding sequence ATGAGCAAGCTTTTAATTGACGGATATAATCTCATTGGGATTTTACATCGTGATTTAAAAAAAGCCAGACAACAACTTATTCAAACACTCATAAACTATCACAATAAAAAAGGACATGATATTACTGTTGTTTTTGATGGATATAAAGAAGGATATGGTAGGGAAACAATAGAATATCAGGGTGGAATAAGAATAATTTATTCAGGAGCTAATGAAAAAGCTGACGATGTAATAAAAAGACTTTTAAAAACAGAAAAATATTCATGGATTGTAATAACTTCTGACAGAGATATAGAAAAAACAGGCTGGAAAGAAAACTGCGTGGTAGTTAACTCTGAAATATTTTCTGATATTCTTAATGGCGAGGAATACTATTTGGAACAATCAAAAGGAGTAACTCTTTCAAAAAAACAAAAAGCAATACTAAGGGCAATATCAAAACTATAA
- a CDS encoding FkbM family methyltransferase, with product MRYNSWKFYFSYLFYKIFILPFQIKTPKLKFYVYELLYSFIKIFKKSYMLIYPFNDNVIITKYGIFYIRPKTTDAITVSPAYEYLDRKELFKRFKKFFKKRKKVLFVDIGANIGCYSIEVAKKFLNYDLLVLSVEASLFNYEILLKNIQINKLNHIIKTYNIALWDKDGVTISIFHNDKVPGQTFVTEDLGKEISVKTQTLESLLREFTNFFDILVIKIDVEGAEGKILSKGKNIFKEFEEVHLLIESFDDEKTISFLSTLEFKDFMRLTPYNIWAYME from the coding sequence ATGAGATACAATAGCTGGAAGTTTTATTTTAGCTATCTTTTTTATAAAATTTTTATTCTACCTTTTCAAATTAAAACTCCAAAATTGAAATTTTATGTTTATGAACTTTTATACTCATTTATCAAAATTTTTAAAAAATCATATATGCTAATTTATCCTTTTAATGACAATGTTATCATTACAAAATACGGCATATTCTATATTAGACCAAAAACTACCGATGCTATTACTGTTTCACCTGCATACGAATATCTTGATAGAAAAGAACTTTTTAAGAGATTTAAAAAATTTTTTAAAAAAAGAAAAAAAGTTCTATTTGTTGATATTGGAGCAAATATAGGATGTTATTCCATTGAAGTTGCAAAGAAATTCTTAAATTATGATTTATTAGTGCTGTCAGTTGAAGCAAGTCTGTTTAATTATGAAATATTACTTAAAAACATTCAGATTAATAAATTAAACCATATAATTAAAACCTACAATATTGCTTTGTGGGACAAAGATGGAGTAACTATTTCAATCTTCCATAATGATAAAGTGCCTGGGCAAACTTTTGTTACTGAAGATTTAGGGAAAGAAATATCAGTTAAAACCCAGACTTTAGAAAGCCTTTTAAGAGAGTTTACAAATTTTTTTGATATTTTGGTAATAAAAATTGATGTTGAAGGTGCTGAGGGAAAAATTTTAAGCAAAGGTAAAAATATTTTTAAGGAATTTGAAGAAGTTCATTTATTGATAGAGTCCTTTGATGATGAAAAAACTATCTCCTTTTTATCAACACTTGAATTCAAAGACTTTATGAGACTTACACCATATAATATATGGGCTTATATGGAATAG
- a CDS encoding polyprenol monophosphomannose synthase — protein sequence MDTLVILPTYNEAENIDKLIPKLLEQNIDMLFIDDASEDGTANLIKKWMNKSTRINLIERPAKLGLGTAYVTGFKWALKKDYQYIFEMDADLSHDPADIPKFIEKCKEDYALVIGSRYTHGTISVVGWDFRRLLLSKFANKYATTILGLSFLTDVTSGYRCYSRKVIEALNLDNIKSNGYAFQIEMVYRVYKMDFKITEIPIIFYERNSGSSKMNKRIVREAALMVWKLKFGK from the coding sequence ATTGATACTCTTGTGATACTGCCTACATACAATGAGGCAGAAAATATAGACAAATTAATTCCCAAACTTCTTGAACAAAACATTGATATGCTTTTCATAGATGATGCATCAGAGGATGGGACAGCTAATTTAATAAAAAAATGGATGAATAAATCAACAAGAATAAATCTTATTGAAAGACCTGCAAAACTCGGACTCGGAACAGCTTATGTTACTGGTTTTAAATGGGCTTTAAAGAAAGATTATCAATATATATTTGAGATGGACGCTGATTTATCTCATGATCCTGCTGATATTCCAAAATTTATTGAGAAATGCAAAGAAGATTATGCTCTTGTCATTGGTTCAAGATACACTCATGGGACAATAAGTGTAGTTGGATGGGATTTCAGGAGACTTCTTCTTTCAAAATTTGCAAATAAGTATGCAACAACAATACTCGGGCTCAGTTTTCTTACTGATGTAACAAGCGGTTACCGCTGTTACAGTAGAAAGGTAATTGAAGCCTTAAACCTTGACAATATAAAGTCAAATGGTTACGCCTTTCAGATAGAAATGGTTTACAGAGTATACAAAATGGATTTCAAAATTACTGAAATACCAATAATTTTTTATGAACGAAACAGCGGCTCATCAAAAATGAATAAAAGAATCGTCCGCGAAGCAGCTTTAATGGTCTGGAAACTAAAATTTGGGAAATAG
- a CDS encoding glycosyltransferase family 9 protein, whose translation MKILILPLYGIGDTLMTTPAIEVLKKNLDCRIVNICMFKGTYEVLKNNPYIDELIYFPFFERGILKSLKFIFSLEKFDCSINFYPSNRKQYNILSLLTGAKYRIGHRYFKRDFMELNFLKNQTLKEDMTLHNVEENLRLLEFLGIKTDKSPEMRIYLDEKEIKQGEQLVKVLSKKAVKIGIHTGTSRFKGHKQRRWSEEKFLELINSLPDIDFFIFGTEEEKQENEFIFNNAKYGNVIIIQNKPIREVASIITHLNAFISNDSGLMHIASALGIPTVAIFGPTNPAWVRPWKVKHRVVRIELSCSPCFYYSPEPLKCHSGLDFKCLKDIDVSTVKNALESLL comes from the coding sequence ATGAAAATCCTTATTTTACCTTTATATGGAATTGGTGATACTCTGATGACAACTCCGGCAATTGAGGTTCTGAAAAAAAACCTTGATTGCAGAATTGTAAATATATGTATGTTCAAAGGTACCTATGAAGTTCTTAAAAACAATCCCTATATTGATGAACTCATTTATTTCCCATTTTTTGAACGAGGAATTTTAAAATCCTTAAAATTTATTTTTTCTTTAGAAAAATTTGATTGCTCAATCAATTTTTATCCTTCAAACAGAAAACAGTATAATATTTTGAGTCTTCTTACAGGAGCAAAATATAGAATAGGACACAGATATTTTAAAAGAGATTTTATGGAACTTAATTTTCTAAAAAATCAAACATTAAAAGAAGACATGACACTTCATAATGTTGAAGAAAATTTAAGGCTACTTGAGTTTCTGGGAATAAAAACAGATAAATCTCCAGAAATGAGGATTTATCTTGATGAAAAAGAAATTAAGCAAGGAGAGCAACTGGTTAAGGTTTTATCTAAAAAAGCAGTTAAGATTGGTATTCATACGGGAACAAGTAGATTTAAAGGACATAAACAGAGAAGATGGTCAGAAGAAAAATTTTTAGAACTTATAAATAGTCTACCAGATATTGATTTTTTCATCTTTGGCACAGAGGAAGAAAAACAGGAAAATGAATTTATATTTAATAATGCAAAATATGGTAACGTAATTATCATTCAAAATAAACCTATTCGTGAGGTTGCATCAATAATTACTCATCTGAATGCATTTATTTCAAATGATTCAGGGCTAATGCATATTGCTTCTGCTTTAGGAATTCCAACTGTTGCCATTTTTGGACCAACAAATCCTGCATGGGTTAGACCTTGGAAGGTAAAACACAGAGTTGTTCGTATTGAACTTTCCTGTTCGCCATGTTTTTACTATTCTCCAGAGCCTCTTAAATGCCATTCAGGATTAGATTTTAAATGCCTTAAAGATATTGATGTATCAACCGTAAAAAATGCTCTGGAGAGTTTATTATGA
- a CDS encoding DUF2723 domain-containing protein, with protein MDSKKLFLFITLSLIVSVYIFSLPPVLSTGDGGELITASYGLGTPHPSGYPLYVQLGKLFSFLPIGNIGNRVELISVFFSIFTLFLVYFIVFKLSEQNREAYFAAITSVIILAFSYSFFGQSIVAKFYTLNSFLVMLLFLCGVNTALNGYDRKIQFLASFILGITLSAHHTGFMMIVPLFVLSLFYFRNFFKNLPLSFLFFLLGFSINLYLYIRGIKETLFNMIAVTDWSSFLTVFLRKSYGSGSSIDLTTSGFINFYGYFYAFKNYFYLIEKNFTLFSIPFFVLGLIWLFKKSKKLFWFILTSFFIYSIFLAKLTFSLQNLDIHDIYVIGHQYFLPSFAIYCIVIGSGIYFIYSMFERLNLHLIKKIVPIIAILFPLLMIFDRLTDQYQHKNYVPYSYTKEIFSSLPVASIYMTYGDNHAFQAWYLKLVGRYREDICHIALDDYKTMLWALQGCKPYKFYSELFPEFFGGDLIDLTRKKRYYSIIALSEKHPIYRVVDSYPYFYTFIYMGKSFDKRDFDEFFRERMKKIEPFVNYEDCLSHGTDDVFTLLLCNFSTMGYVNMAKAYETSSGNEITFEQKISYGDFTAPFNIKAKISSENEKYLYIYNAIKKYNKMNKFYLSGKENEKN; from the coding sequence ATGGATTCTAAAAAACTTTTTCTTTTCATTACGCTATCTTTAATTGTTTCGGTTTACATTTTCTCTCTTCCACCAGTTCTTTCAACAGGTGATGGCGGAGAATTAATAACAGCCTCATATGGACTTGGAACTCCTCATCCCTCAGGCTATCCACTTTATGTTCAGCTTGGTAAGTTATTCAGTTTTTTACCAATTGGAAATATTGGAAACAGAGTTGAGCTAATTTCAGTTTTTTTTTCAATTTTTACACTTTTTCTTGTATATTTTATTGTTTTTAAGCTTTCTGAACAGAATCGTGAAGCCTATTTTGCTGCCATCACTTCTGTTATTATTCTTGCCTTTTCTTACTCATTTTTTGGTCAGAGTATTGTAGCAAAATTTTATACTTTAAATTCCTTTCTTGTCATGCTTTTATTTCTTTGCGGAGTAAACACAGCTTTAAATGGATATGATAGAAAAATTCAATTTCTTGCTTCATTTATTCTTGGAATCACGCTTTCAGCACATCATACAGGTTTTATGATGATCGTACCTCTTTTTGTTCTCAGTCTTTTTTATTTTAGGAATTTTTTTAAAAATTTGCCATTGAGTTTTCTATTTTTTCTTCTGGGTTTTTCAATAAATCTCTATCTTTACATAAGAGGTATTAAAGAAACGCTTTTCAATATGATAGCTGTAACTGACTGGAGTTCTTTCTTGACGGTTTTTTTAAGAAAAAGCTATGGGAGTGGTTCATCAATTGATTTGACAACATCAGGCTTTATTAATTTTTATGGATATTTCTATGCTTTCAAAAACTATTTTTATCTTATTGAAAAAAACTTTACTTTATTCTCTATTCCTTTTTTTGTTCTTGGACTAATATGGCTTTTTAAAAAATCAAAAAAACTTTTTTGGTTTATTTTGACATCTTTTTTCATCTATTCAATTTTTCTTGCAAAGCTAACATTTTCCTTACAAAACCTTGATATACATGATATATACGTGATAGGGCATCAATACTTTCTTCCCTCATTTGCTATTTACTGTATAGTAATAGGTTCAGGAATATATTTCATTTACAGTATGTTTGAGAGATTAAATCTCCATTTAATTAAAAAGATTGTACCTATTATTGCTATTTTGTTCCCTTTACTAATGATTTTTGATAGGCTTACTGATCAGTACCAGCATAAAAACTATGTTCCCTATTCATATACAAAGGAAATTTTTTCTTCTTTACCTGTTGCATCAATTTATATGACCTATGGGGATAATCATGCCTTTCAGGCATGGTATTTAAAGCTTGTCGGTAGATACAGAGAAGATATATGTCATATAGCTCTTGATGATTATAAAACAATGCTATGGGCACTTCAAGGATGCAAACCTTATAAATTTTACAGCGAACTTTTCCCTGAGTTTTTTGGTGGTGATTTGATAGATTTAACCAGAAAAAAAAGATATTATTCAATTATTGCTTTATCAGAAAAACATCCTATTTACAGAGTCGTTGATAGTTATCCTTATTTTTACACTTTTATTTATATGGGAAAATCATTTGATAAAAGAGATTTTGATGAATTTTTCAGGGAAAGAATGAAAAAAATTGAGCCTTTTGTTAACTATGAAGACTGCCTTAGTCACGGAACAGATGATGTTTTTACTCTTTTGCTATGTAACTTTTCTACAATGGGATATGTTAACATGGCAAAAGCATATGAGACATCTTCTGGTAACGAGATAACCTTTGAACAGAAAATAAGCTATGGAGATTTTACAGCACCATTTAATATAAAAGCAAAAATCAGCAGTGAAAATGAAAAGTATCTTTATATTTATAATGCTATTAAAAAATACAACAAAATGAATAAATTTTATTTATCTGGAAAAGAGAATGAAAAAAATTAG